One segment of Dolichospermum sp. DET69 DNA contains the following:
- a CDS encoding shikimate dehydrogenase yields MITGKTKLLGVIGHPVEHSLSPLMHNAALAKLGLDYVYLPFPIAPENLERAIAGFASMGVVGFSITIPHKQAILPLLSEISPIAQAIGAVNTVTRQGNKWIGTNTDVEGFIAPLQTTYHQDWSQKKAVILGNGGAARAVVAGCIQLGLAEIHVVGRNLQKLQAFSQSWQNSLYADKFQVHEWPELPNLIPQANLLVNTTPIGMYPHVEESPLNRQEISYLPGDAIVYDLIYIPKPTKFLHLAEKQGAIIIDGLEMLVQQGAAALKIWLQQETVPVTEMRQALQNHLGI; encoded by the coding sequence ATGATTACTGGAAAAACGAAACTTTTAGGAGTCATTGGACATCCTGTGGAACATTCCCTTTCACCATTAATGCACAATGCCGCATTGGCTAAACTAGGATTAGATTATGTATATTTGCCTTTTCCGATTGCCCCAGAAAATTTAGAGAGGGCGATCGCCGGATTTGCTAGTATGGGTGTAGTAGGATTTAGTATCACCATTCCCCACAAACAAGCGATATTGCCTTTATTATCAGAAATTTCCCCTATTGCTCAAGCTATCGGTGCAGTTAATACTGTCACTCGTCAAGGTAATAAATGGATAGGGACAAACACAGATGTAGAAGGATTTATTGCCCCTTTGCAAACAACATATCATCAAGATTGGAGTCAGAAGAAAGCGGTAATTTTAGGAAATGGTGGTGCAGCGAGGGCAGTTGTAGCGGGTTGTATTCAACTCGGTTTAGCAGAAATTCATGTTGTTGGGCGGAATTTACAGAAATTACAAGCATTTAGTCAAAGTTGGCAAAATTCACTCTATGCAGATAAATTTCAGGTACATGAATGGCCAGAATTACCAAATTTAATTCCCCAAGCTAACTTGTTGGTAAATACAACTCCAATAGGAATGTATCCCCATGTTGAAGAATCACCGTTAAATAGACAAGAAATTAGTTATTTACCAGGTGATGCAATTGTTTATGATTTAATTTATATTCCTAAACCTACCAAATTTTTGCACCTAGCCGAAAAACAAGGAGCAATAATTATTGATGGTTTAGAAATGCTAGTACAACAAGGTGCAGCAGCCTTAAAAATCTGGTTACAACAAGAAACAGTTCCCGTCACCGAAATGCGTCAAGCATTACAAAATCATCTGGGGATATAA
- a CDS encoding OFA family MFS transporter encodes MEKIQLFGMPAEKGRWLLIPLSITVLLCLGTVYSWSIFRKPLQKLLSVGATDSLLPFTVLLVVFAILMPITGFYINRFDTRLITGVGGLITAVGYILSSLGNNIPTLTMTYGIIAGIGVGIAYGVPLAVVAKWFPDKKGLAVGATVIGFGLSPLITAPLAKSLIDSFGIKQTFVILGIAFAVIITAISTLLKTPPPGWQPEGWTPPASTQANINSTTSTSIIQSSSFYGLWLCYTIGSFAGLAAIGISSPLAQEIIKLDAATAASTVSLFAVFNGVGRLFFGWFTDKFSPKLGAIVSFVLILIGSIMMLSAGEGSVLTYLVAFSLFYLALGGWLAIAPTSTLIMFPPQDYAKNYGVVFTAYGMGALGGTLLAGKIRDIFGSYTNFFYPTAGLAIVGIVIAVFMLKRTSANADLVEF; translated from the coding sequence ATGGAAAAAATACAACTTTTTGGAATGCCGGCAGAAAAAGGCCGATGGCTACTTATCCCTCTAAGTATAACTGTTTTACTGTGTTTGGGTACAGTTTATTCTTGGAGTATTTTTAGGAAACCTTTGCAAAAACTCCTCAGCGTCGGTGCAACCGATAGCCTATTACCATTTACAGTGCTATTAGTTGTTTTTGCTATTTTAATGCCCATTACAGGCTTTTATATTAACCGTTTTGATACTCGTTTAATAACAGGTGTAGGAGGTTTAATTACCGCTGTCGGTTATATTCTCTCTAGTTTAGGTAACAATATCCCCACCTTAACTATGACCTATGGGATTATTGCTGGCATTGGTGTCGGTATTGCCTATGGTGTACCATTAGCTGTTGTAGCAAAATGGTTCCCCGATAAAAAAGGTTTAGCTGTGGGTGCTACTGTGATTGGTTTTGGTTTATCACCTTTAATTACAGCACCTTTAGCCAAGTCTCTGATAGATAGTTTTGGAATTAAGCAAACTTTTGTAATTTTAGGAATCGCTTTTGCGGTAATAATTACCGCCATTTCCACACTCTTAAAAACTCCCCCCCCAGGTTGGCAACCAGAAGGTTGGACTCCTCCTGCTTCTACACAAGCAAATATTAACTCGACAACTTCAACATCAATTATCCAAAGTTCCAGCTTTTACGGATTGTGGTTGTGTTATACCATTGGTTCTTTTGCAGGACTAGCTGCTATTGGTATTTCTAGTCCTCTGGCACAAGAAATCATTAAATTAGATGCAGCCACAGCCGCGAGTACAGTTTCTCTATTCGCTGTATTTAACGGTGTAGGACGCTTGTTTTTTGGCTGGTTCACAGACAAATTTTCACCCAAGCTAGGGGCAATAGTTTCCTTTGTTTTGATTTTAATTGGCTCAATTATGATGCTTAGTGCAGGAGAGGGCAGCGTACTAACTTATCTAGTCGCTTTTTCTCTATTTTACTTAGCTTTAGGAGGTTGGTTAGCGATCGCTCCTACTTCTACTTTAATCATGTTTCCACCCCAAGACTACGCGAAAAATTACGGTGTTGTCTTCACAGCTTACGGTATGGGAGCTTTAGGGGGAACGTTATTAGCTGGTAAAATTAGGGATATTTTCGGCAGTTATACCAATTTCTTTTATCCTACTGCGGGATTAGCCATTGTTGGTATTGTTATCGCTGTATTCATGTTAAAACGGACTTCTGCTAATGCTGATTTAGTTGAATTTTAA